Proteins from a genomic interval of Colletes latitarsis isolate SP2378_abdomen chromosome 3, iyColLati1, whole genome shotgun sequence:
- the LOC143340317 gene encoding uncharacterized protein LOC143340317 has protein sequence MKPWINIVSLFSLFYVSAIIFAHPSYGSLTNENQIGKHDALLNFMKTGGNDFPGQMKEELLGAVKERQKRLSDQRRAELETLMALSKITEKLVNVTRGGRQLDISKIGRKKRAVFEMNMKNLRKLFRLSGQLGYKGNAAYPVIS, from the exons ATGAAGCCCTGGATTAATATTGTGTCACTTTTCTCATTGTTTTACGTATCCGCGATCATCTTTGCACATCCTAGCTACGGAAG CCTCACGAATGAGAATCAAATTGGTAAGCATGATGCTTTGCTGAATTTCATGAAAACGGGAGGAAACGACTTTCCTGGCCAGATGAAAGAAGAATTATTAGGAGCGGTTAAAGA ACGACAGAAACGATTATCGGATCAAAGACGAGCAGAATTAGAGACTCTGATGGCCCTCTCAAAAATCACTGAGAAATTAGTGAACGTGACGAGGGGTGGCCGACAATTGGACATATCGAAAAT TGGTCGCAAGAAACGCGCCGTATTCGAGATGAACATGAAAAATCTGCGGAAACTCTTCCGACTGTCAGGGCAACTTGGTTACAAGGGAAACGCGGCTTACCCTGTTATTAG TTGA